In Oncorhynchus mykiss isolate Arlee chromosome 19, USDA_OmykA_1.1, whole genome shotgun sequence, the sequence ctttattaaatagtacccgcaaaacaccagtctcaacgtcaacagtgaagaggtccgggatgctggccttctaggcagagttactctatccagtgtctgtgttctttttcccatcttaatcttttatttttattggccagtttgagatttgtcttttttttttgccagcatcccggagtcgcctcctcactgttgacgttgGGACTGGTGAACAGCTGTGGGCAAGGTTCTGACAAGCTTCTGGGTTTTGTTGGTGGTGGCAAGGACACACCCAAGAAACACcaacatcaaaccacacccccaaatCAACTCACATTTGGCTTCTGCCAGCCTTTCTTGAGGAGCGAGCCAAAAAACTATGCCAAGTCAGCGGGTGCAGTTCCCCTttaatgaggaagagagagactccCTGTGGCTTTACTCTGTAATCATCAGATTATTAGAAAATGATCTGAGCAATTTGTCCAGAAATTAGAGCAGTATTAAACAGTACCACCTTAAATTCTACACTAATGAGTTTCTGCTGTTCTCCATGGAGGTCTGGTTTGCTAATCACTGCAGCACTCTGTTGATGGCAGCCAGAAACGTGCACTGGCAGCATTATGTTGATGGCAGAGAGACACATGCTGTCCTGCCATGGTCCTGTTACTGTCCTGCAGGCTGTCCTGCAGTGTAGCCTAATGTTCTTCCTGTCAGGAGAACTGCTGACCTCAGCGCAGACAGAGACAACTGCCCTCAACCCATAAAATTATTACATTGTTGAAATAACCGACATTCCCACTCCTCCACCCACTCTGTGATTGTGCTTAGTGTTAATTACTGTGTTATTTAGGAATTGATTGATATAAATATATgtttaatataaatatatacgtGGTAACACGTTACATGAAGTTTGCTCACAAAACGACTTCTAAcctccttcatactggacacagagacatacaaatggtatccacaagtgtCCCTTTAACCTTCCTGTGTTGTATAACTAATTACACTAGTAACATCATAGCGTAATGAAATGTTGGCGAAATAAGTCGTAATGTTAAAggaatacttcaggattttggcaatgaggccctttatcaacttccccagagtcagatgaactcgtggataccatttttatgtctgcaTAGgatttgaaggaagttgctaactagcctTAGTGCAATTGCTAACTGGCGTTGGGTGtctgctaatgctagttagcctTGGCTCACAAAACGACCTATAACtttcttcatactggacacagagacatacaaatggtatccctTTAACCTTTAGAACCTCTGTGTGACAGATGATGAAGATGATAAAGATCAGGAGGAATCAGAGGTGAAGGATAAGACCTGGCCCAAGTGGAGGATCTGGTTGGACGCGGAGACGTTACATGAGGCCATCTATTGTCTGCCGTGGAGGGCAGACAAAACCAAAGGCCAATCGGTGGAGGACCCGGACTTACAGGTTTTGGCTGTAATCACTAGTGATAGTGGTGCCAATCCTGGGATATATCTACCATTAAAAATGGGTCCTAGCGTtgctatttacagtgcattcggaaagtattcagaccccttgactttttccacattttgttacatcacagccttattctaaaatgtattaaatagttattTCCCCTCataaatttacacacaataccccataatggaaaAGCAAAAAccggtttttagaaatgtataaaaataaattaaactgaaatatcatatttacataagtatttagaccctttactcactactttgttgaagcacctttggcagcaattacagcctcgatttGGGGAGTTCAtcccattattttctgcagatcctctcaagctctgtcaggttggatggggagcgtcgctgcacctcttttttcagttctgtccagagatgttcgatcgggttcaagcccaggctctggctgggccactcaaggacattcagagaccagAAGCCActactgtgttgtcttggctatgggcttagggtcgttgtcctgttggaaggtgaaccttcaacccCCGTCCGAAGTCCtgagcaggttttaatcaagggTCTCtatacttttctccgttcatctttccctcgatcttgactagtctcccagtccctgccgctgaaatacatctccacagcatgatgctgccaccaccatgcttcaccgtagcgatggtgccagatttcctccagacctgaAGCTTGGAATTCAGGCGAAAgggtttaatcttggtttcatcagtccagagaatcttgtttgtcatgatctgagagtcctttaggtgcctcttggcaaactccaagcaggctgtcatgtgccgtttactgaggagtggcttccgcctcgccactctaccataaaggcctgattggtggagtgctgctgagatggttgtccttctggaaggttctgccatctccacagaggaactctggagctctgtcagagtgaccatctatTTCTAGGttacctccctgactaaggcccttctcccccgtttgctcagtttgaccgggcggccagctctaggaagagtcttggtggtttcaaacttctttcatttaagaatgatggaggccactgtgttcttggggaccttaaatgttttttttcgacctcatggcttggattttgctctgacatacactgtcaactgtgggactttatatagatatagataatttaccacaggtggactccaatcaagttgtagaaggatgatcaatgggaacaggatgcacctgatatCAATTATGAGTCTTATCGCAAAGAgtctgaatccttatgtaaattatttttatttttatttttaatacatttgcaaaaatgtctaaaaacctgttttggctttgtcattagggggtattgtgtgtagattgatgatgaaaaCATTTATTAAATCCTGCTGACACTTCCTGCTGCTGGATGACCTGGCTCTGCTGGAAGACGTTCATGATCCTGACTCACCTCTGATGACCTTCCCGTCAGCCCCGTGGGTCACATGACTTCGCTGCAGGGCACCAGGAGGGGGGCTTGGCTGTGCAAGCAGGGGGAGGAGTTTCTGTTCTCTACTCAGGAGAGATCCGTCTTCTCACTGCACTGGATCCAGTATGAGAAGCTCAAGGTAACGCCAGGTTACCCTAGCTACAAGCTTTAGAGTCAGGCAACCATATGCTCAGCCAAGGGCAATTCCTTTGGTTTGAAAGGCTTTTTCTAATCGTGAAGGAATTAAAAGTAATTGtaagtggaggtggaggaggcctGGCGAGGGGGTACGGGCAGAGCAGTGGCAGGGAAGACTGTCACTAGGTTAAgtaggctctagtttagtctaatcttgattattgtccagtcgtgtggtgcagttctgcaaggaaagacctagttaagctacagctggcccagaacagagtggcacgttctgctcttcattgtaatcagagggctgatataaatactttgcatgccagtctctcttggctaagagttgaggagagactgactgtatCACATTAATCTGtttaaaatcccaaattgtttgcatagtcaagttacacacagctctgacacacacacttatcccaccagacatgccaccaggggtcttttcacagtccacaAATACAGAAAAAGTTAAAGAAAGCTTACACTATTATATAGAGCCTTTAATGCATGGAACTttcttccatctcatattgctcaaataaacagcaaacctggtttcaaaaaacaaataaagcgacacctcacggcacaactccgctcccctatttgacctagatagttggtctgtatgcattgatatgtaggctacgtgtgcctttatgtagttctgtccttgagctgttcttgtctagtgatgttctgtattatgtcattctgtattatgtttcatgttttgtgtggaccccaggaagagtagctgctgcttttgcaacaactaatggggatcctaataaaataccaaataccactACCGCAGTGTCTTCATGAGCGGTCTCTATCCTCACCAAGCTAACAGAGGGTAGTTCGTATGCCCCCTTCACTGGACAGGTGGCTCCAGTGGCCGTTCTGAAGCCCAGGAAGGCATATGAGCAGCCGGTGGTGAGCTCCCTGCCAGGCAGGTCAAAGGACTAGTGGGGTGGTATGCCCTGTTCCTGACTGTGGGGGTTGATGCTGcagatgcagtctacagcctgGCCAGGGAGAGGCTGGAGCAACACCCCAGTATGTCAGCCCAGGGGTCAGCTAGCAGCGagcgacacacagacacagagctcTACTGCCTCAGAGGGAGATGCCCTGGCTGTCCAGCAGGCGGCACTGCTGTGCTAACACAGCAGCACCCGCGTGTACCCAGTCAGCCATCTCAGACTGGAGCTGACCTCGGCGCAAGCCTGCTCTGCCTCGAGTGCCCCCCCGTGGCAGCTCTATGTGCCTACCACAGCGGCGGCAGGGCATGCCGCTTCTTCCACAGCGTGACCAAGGCTAGCGCCTGTTCGCCATCAGTGCAGAGGAAGCAGCTAGTAGACTCTACAGACGTGGGAACACTGAGGATGGAAGACTTTAATCAGTATCAATTTAATCAAATAATGTtgataacagaacacacacacagatagtacTAGTCTGCAGTAGCTCACATTTAGATTGAAGTTCATTGGGTTAGCTAACTGGATGATTTTTCGGAGTTGTTATTGCTTTCTTGGCAGGTCTGGTTGCTATGGCGACACCTTCTCCAACCTTCCAGAGAACGGCCTAAGCAAACGTATTCGCTCACTGTTTGAGAACGCCATAGCAACAGAGCACGGGGTCCCACTGTCCGTTGCTGTGGAGGATGTACATGAACTTCCTGGTAAGACACCTCTTTAAAACATACCCCTGTATCATTATCCAGTTATCAGTTCCAATAGCCGAATGATGAAGGAGCATTGGAAGTATGGCTGAAGCTGACGTCAGGTGTTTTGTTGTGTACTATAGGTGTCAGAAGGGGAAGTGGAGAAGGGAAGAGTGCTCTCCAGGATGTCCCATGGGCCAAGGTGAGCACAGTGACAGATGAAATGATGAAACAGTGATAATTAGTAGCTCTTTGGTGTGTTTTAGTAAGAATAAATGAACTTGTTTctgacgtgtgtgtgcgtgtgttcatcCACAGGGTTTATACATGGACACGGTGCAGCTCTTTCCTGAGCACGTGCAGGAGTTCCTGGACCTGATGACAGAGAAGGAGCTCAGACAGAGTTCCCATGGAGGAGGTGGACATACTGCTGGAGGACTGAGGCTCTAAAACTCAGTGCAACAGGAGCCTGGCTTCCTCAGACACTACTGTGGACACCCAGACGTCGTGCACTGACCAATAGAACAGTGTCCTCAGGAAAAAATAGCATTTTACTTTTCAAACAGTGTGAATAAATGATTTTACACATACGCTGTATTATGTGTTAATTCAAAAATGTCCATATTTTGATGGATTCAACATCTATTTTTATATCAAGGACTTGAGTTTAAACTGATAAAAAAAATAGATTACTCTGATAATTTAAAATGAATGTTTTGTTTCCCAACACTGGTCTGCCAACCCTTATTTAAAAATAAGCTCTAATCCTTTCACGCATTGTGAATCCTGAGGGATGCTAGTGTGCATTTCCTGCGGGATAACGACATCACAGCTAAATGGTGTGGAACGGAGCACACCGGAGTGTACACTTTAGAGtcaggagggaaggagagaggaaacacAGACATGAGGGTAGAGAAGCtttatatagtctcattactgcTTATCCTTCAGAGTAGTAGAGCATCCACTCTGGCTGTCTCAGGTGAGTCTGACACTTTTGATGACCTTTAACCTATTATAATGTGCCTCTATGAGTTTACTGGATTGGCCTCTGCCTTTACATGCTACTAACTAAATGCTACATTTCTACTTGACTACCAACTACTCAGGCTGTGCTATGGTGATGTAGAATTCCATTAGTGAAATATATGGTAACATGGATATCATGTAGTCTTCATAGCTTCTCACTTCATAGCTGTATTTGCTTTTTCTTGAAATCAGATCAACATAACTTGTACCTTATATATTTGAAAATTACTTCCATTCATGATGATCTATATTCTGATCACAGATAAAGAATGTAATGATGATGCATTTCCTGTCCGGGAAGACTGTGAAGTTGACACAGTGTGTGGAGAAGCTATATGTCATCACAACCAGTATGTCACCTGCCATGTCAACCGCTGTGGCACCTGTGAACCTGTGTTCCGAGGCTATGACAACATCACTGTCAACTGTACCCAGTGTAAGACCATCTTCTGTGGCTTATATCTCTTATCTGCAGTGGGATTTGCCTTGTATATCAGTATGATTTTAGACATTTAGGCTTGGACATAAATGAAGTGGTTCAATTGCTTCCTTTGTATAAATTCACACACATTACTCTGTCGTCTATGTCTATCTGATATCTGAGTACATTTGGAATGATATATGAAATTGGAAATATCTCATGTTATTGAACTCTTCATCAGTGACTCCCAAGTGTCGTCTAATACACCTGGAGATGTTGAGTAAGCACAGGACAGGAACCATGTTAACTGGGGGGAGTTTAGGGACAAAGTACCATCCAAACTGTGATGGAGCTGGTATGTTCAGACCTAAACAGTGCAGAGAGGAGGACACCAAACTATGCTGGTGTGTTAACAACGCTGGAGTCCCAGTCTCGGACAAGACACATGACCCCCTCAAATGTGACAGGCTGGTCACAGTCCAGTGAGTGAAATCATGAAGAAAACGATATATTTTATTATTaatatgtattatatattgtttCTAAAATACATGATAAGTGATCAATAATTGTGTTCTGTCTTTCATTTGTAGTGTCATTGATATTCAATTCACATTTAAAGTGGAGTTCACACCTGTTGCAAAAACCATGGATGAGATACGAAGGTTTGTTTCCTTCCTCTGTAGTAACCCATTGATATGCAGTtttttattaaatacattttttattgaaAAGTTATGTTGTCACGGCACCATTGTTGTTTCAGGCAGTTGGTATTAAAGCTGGACAGGGAATATACGCTGGATAAAACACAGATCCTAGACATAACTGTGAGTAAGCAGGCATGTTTCCTCATAGATTATCGTTTGAGATTGTGAGTGAGCTCTGtctttatgaatgtgttatttgtGCCGGTCGGCCACGTCCTCAGGTGCGGGAACTGTACCAAGTAGTGTCCATCCGGCTGACTGACGACAGGACAGACAAGGAGCCAGTGGACATAGCAACTGTGGCCTACTACATTGAGAGAGATGTGAGACATTTTGTAAGAGCTGTATCTGCTTTCAGACCTTTCAAAAAGGCTCTGTTTGCTTGTAAAGTCATTGAATATTTTTGACAGTCGACAGGGGCTCCATATTTTAAGAAATAATCATTTTTTTGTATAAAGGTCTGTTCAATCTGGCATGCCTGGTGCTAATATTTTGCTTTAACTATGCAGTGAAATTTAACTGTTTTGCCATCCTGTCTAGTTGAAAAGCAACAGGTTTGGGTTTGAGGTGGACGGCCGGAGACTAGAGGTGGCGAGGGACTCCGTCAAGGTCCTATTCTTTCACTATGACCACCAACACATGGACATGATGACCATCAATCCAGGCTTTGCTGCCCTCATCCTCATCATTGCCCTGGCCATTATCAttggtgtttctgtgtctgtgagtAAGAGCAAAACTAATTGTACACTAGATTTAGTACAATACCACTGCCATCCTcacaacttctctctctctttgtccatcACTATTGTCAGGTGGTGGTACAAAGGAAAGCTCTGCTGGAGAGGAGATTCCAGTTTGAAGTCATTGAGGTATAGTCTGATACAGCAAATTGCGGCATTAATCTGAACTCAAATGTATTGTCCTGTGTTTTACTCTCCCTTTTTAAACGCAggttcaagggcagaacaaccACCTGGAACAGCAAGAAGCTACCATGACCTACTTTGTCATGTGACATACTTTATCTTTGTTGGTTATAGTAGATTTGTTCATTTTTTAGTTGTCACTCAGTTCATTTATATGCAAAGTTGTTGTccagttctctctttccctgaCTGAAACAATAGTCAGCTGCACATTATGGAAATATTGTAATTGGTTGATTTCTTAACATGGATTCTAACCTGTTGCTTTAATGAAATATTAAACAAGAATTGACCatggttgaaaaaaaaaaatcaatacgTACTTTATTTGAAATAAAAATCTGAATTGTTTCAAATTGTTTATTTACTTCAAGAGGTGATACTTGTATTATGGTCTATTACCATAACCTAagattgttcatttgttcagaaAGCCAACTTACTTTAACAGCTGCAGAATTGAATACCAAACAGCTGGCTACATCTAGTCCAAACTATACAATGAACATGTATGAAAGGTTTTACTAGGTAATAACAGTTTTGAAGCAGTAAGTGAAAGAACAGGACATTTCTGAAGTGCGTTCCGCCCCTGTTAGAGGTATAGTCCCTCTGGTGTCCCTTCCTGTTTCTTATACAACACGTTCTCCTTCGACTTCTTAAAGTCCTCGTTCGTCACCTTCATCCTGCGCTCTCTCAGAGCCATCAGCCCTGCCTCTGTACAAATGGCCTGAAGTGAGAGAAATAAGTTCAACACTTCAGTGAAAATTCTTTGAGGTGCCACAGGATGGCAGCAAAACCAGAAGGTAAAAGTTAAATAGAAGGGCATACAGTCTTTCTGTCTCCCAGCTTGTTACTGCACCTTGATGTCAGCTCCGGAGAGGTCATCCTTGGCCAGGATCAGTTCGTCCAGGGTCACATCGTCTGCCACAGTCATCCTGCTGGTGTGGATCTGGAAGATCCTTCGTTTGGTCTTCTCATCCGGCAGGGGGAACTCTATTTTACGGTCAATACGGCCTGAGGAGTGGGGGACAAAAAGTTATACCAAATCAGAGGACATGCTCCTTGGGGCAATCACATAAGatacgtgatcttcctgtctggattGGGTTCATGCAGTGGGtgagatcttcatgggctatacccggccttgtctcagggtagtaaattggtggtttgaagatatccctctagtggtgtgggggctgtgctttggcaaagtgggtggggttatatcctgcctggatGGCAGGACCCGACCCCTCCCGTCtcgtatttatgctgcaatagtttgtgtcagggTGCTAGGATCAGTCTtatttctcctgtcttgtcctgtgtgaatttaagtatgctcccccTAACTcttttctctcggaggacctgagccctaggaccatgcctcgggactacctggcctgatgactccttgctgtccccagtccacctgctgctgctccagtttcaactgttctgcctgctgctatggaaccctgacctgttcaccggacgtgctaccttgtcctggacctgatgttttcgactctctctctctctcccacacctgCTGCCTCGaactcaatgatcggctatgaaaagccaactgacatttactcctgaggtgctgacctgttgcaccctctacaaccactgttatTATtcaaccctgctggtcatctacgaacgtttgaacatcttggccatgttctgttataatctccaccaagcacagccagaagaggactggccacacctcagagcctggttcctctctaggttccggcctttctagggagtttttcctagccactgtgcttctagagctgcattgcttgctgtttggggttttaggctgggtttcagtacagcactttgtcacatcggctgatgtaaaaagggttttACAAATCAATTTGATACTGCATCTCCAATCATTACTTGCTAAAAGTCAGTATTAATTTAGGTTGACATAGCCTGCATTGTAATTTCAATTGAAGATTCATAGTCGTATAATAATGTTATCGTGTACCTGGTCTGATGAGTGCGGGGTCCAGGGTCTCTATCCTGTTGGTGGCCATAATGACCTTGACATCGC encodes:
- the LOC110497734 gene encoding epithelial cell adhesion molecule isoform X3, which gives rise to MMIYILITDKECNDDAFPVREDCEVDTVCGEAICHHNQYVTCHVNRCGTCEPVFRGYDNITVNCTQLTPKCRLIHLEMLSKHRTGTMLTGGSLGTKYHPNCDGAGMFRPKQCREEDTKLCWCVNNAGVPVSDKTHDPLKCDRLVTVHVIDIQFTFKVEFTPVAKTMDEIRRQLVLKLDREYTLDKTQILDITVRELYQVVSIRLTDDRTDKEPVDIATVAYYIERDVRHFLKSNRFGFEVDGRRLEVARDSVKVLFFHYDHQHMDMMTINPGFAALILIIALAIIIGVSVSVVVQRKALLERRFQFEVIEVQGQNNHLEQQEATMTYFVM
- the LOC110497734 gene encoding epithelial cell adhesion molecule isoform X4, coding for MMIYILITDKECNDDAFPVREDCEVDTVCGEAICHHNQYVTCHVNRCGTCEPVFRGYDNITVNCTQLTPKCRLIHLEMLSKHRTGTMLTGGSLGTKYHPNCDGAGMFRPKQCREEDTKLCWCVNNAGVPVSDKTHDPLKCDRLVTVHVIDIQFTFKVEFTPVAKTMDEIRRQLVLKLDREYTLDKTQILDITVRELYQVVSIRLTDDRTDKEPVDIATVAYYIERDLKSNRFGFEVDGRRLEVARDSVKVLFFHYDHQHMDMMTINPGFAALILIIALAIIIGVSVSVVVQRKALLERRFQFEVIEVQGQNNHLEQQEATMTYFVM
- the LOC110497734 gene encoding epithelial cell adhesion molecule isoform X2 codes for the protein MMIYILITDKECNDDAFPVREDCEVDTVCGEAICHHNQYVTCHVNRCGTCEPVFRGYDNITVNCTQLTPKCRLIHLEMLSKHRTGTMLTGGSLGTKYHPNCDGAGMFRPKQCREEDTKLCWCVNNAGVPVSDKTHDPLKCDRLVTVHVIDIQFTFKVEFTPVAKTMDEIRRQLVLKLDREYTLDKTQILDITVRELYQVVSIRLTDDRTDKEPVDIATVAYYIERDLKSNRFGFEVDGRRLEVARDSVKVLFFHYDHQHMDMMTINPGFAALILIIALAIIIGVSVSVSKSKTNCTLDLVQYHCHPHNFSLSLSITIVRWWYKGKLCWRGDSSLKSLRFKGRTTTWNSKKLP
- the LOC110497734 gene encoding epithelial cell adhesion molecule isoform X1 yields the protein MMIYILITDKECNDDAFPVREDCEVDTVCGEAICHHNQYVTCHVNRCGTCEPVFRGYDNITVNCTQLTPKCRLIHLEMLSKHRTGTMLTGGSLGTKYHPNCDGAGMFRPKQCREEDTKLCWCVNNAGVPVSDKTHDPLKCDRLVTVHVIDIQFTFKVEFTPVAKTMDEIRRQLVLKLDREYTLDKTQILDITVRELYQVVSIRLTDDRTDKEPVDIATVAYYIERDVRHFLKSNRFGFEVDGRRLEVARDSVKVLFFHYDHQHMDMMTINPGFAALILIIALAIIIGVSVSVSKSKTNCTLDLVQYHCHPHNFSLSLSITIVRWWYKGKLCWRGDSSLKSLRFKGRTTTWNSKKLP